From the genome of Marinitoga sp. 38H-ov:
GGAAATTTTTCTTTTGGTGACTATTTTAAAGAAGAAGCTATTAAATTTGCATGGGAATTTTTAACTGAAATTTTAAAGTTACCTAAAGAAAAATTATGGATTTCTGTATTTTTAGAAGATGATGAGGCATATAATATTTGGAAAGATATTGTAGGTTTTCCAGAAGAAAGAATAATTAGAATGGGTAAAGAAGATAATTGGTGGGGGCCAGTAGGACCTACAGGGCCTTGTGGTCCTTCGTCTGAAATATATTTTGATACCGGTAGAACAGATTTATGTTCTAATCCCGAAAAATGTACTCCTGAAGATGATTGTGGAAGATATGTTGAAATTTGGAATTTGGTATTTACAGAATATTATCAAGATGAAGAGGGTAATTTATTGCCTTTACCTAGAAAAAATATTGACACGGGTGCAGGTCTTGAAAGGGTAACTGCAGCTGTTCAAGGTGTTTATGATAATTTTGAAACAGATTTATTTACACCAATTATCAATAAAATTGAAGAAATTTTTGGAGTAAAATTTAGAAAAAGTGAAAAAATAGATATTTCTATAAAGGTTATAGCTGATCATTCAAGAGCAGTAACTTTTTTAGTCTCTGAAGGAATTTTACCTTCTAATGAAGGTAGAGGATATGTTTTAAGAAGAATTTTAAGAAGAGCATTAAGGCATGGTGCATTATTAGGTAAAAAAGGTCCATTCCTTACAAAAATAGTTGATGTTGTAATTTCAGAATACGGAGAAATTTATCCAGAGATCAGAGATAAATCTAAGTTTATTAAAAATATTGTAGAAGCTGAGGAAAAAAGGTTTTTAGAAACAATTGATAATGGTATGGAAAAATTAATTGGCTATATAAATAATAGTAAAAATAAAATTATTGATGGTAAATTTGCTTTTGAATTATATGATACATATGGTTTCCCATTAGATATTACTAAAGAAATAGCAGAAGAAAATAATTTTGTCGTCAATGAAGAAGAATTTAATGAACAAATGGAATTGCAAAGAAAAAAAGCTAGAGAAGCTGCAGGTGATAAAGAGTATGCTAAAATGAATCCTGCTTTTAAATATATTGGAGATGAATTAAAAATAACAGAGTTTACTGGTTATGAAAAAACTGATGATGAAAGTGAAATTATATATATAGTAAAAAATGATGAAATAATAGAAGATGCAAAAGAAGGTGAAGAGATTATAATTATTACTAAAAACACACCTTTTTATGCCGAAAAAGGCGGTCAAATAGGAGATACAGGAATTATAAGAAATGATGATTTTGAGTTTGAAGTATATGATACTAAAATAATAAATAATGAAGTTATAGGACATTTTGGAAAAGTAAACAAAGGAAATGTAAAAAAAGGAGAAAAAGTTATCCTTTCTATTAATAAAGAAAGAAGAAATAATATAAGAAAAAATCATACTGCAACACATTTATTACATAAAGCATTAAGAGAAGTTTTGGGAGATCATGTGAAGCAAGCAGGTTCTTTAGTAACTAATGATAAATTAAGATTTGATTTTACTCATTTTAAATCATTATCAAAGAAAGATATTGAAGAAATTGAAAAAATAGTTAACGAAAAAATATTAGAAAATTTAAAAGTAGATACAGAAATAAAAAGTTTGGAAGAAGCTAAAAATGAAAATGCAATGGCTTTATTTGAAGAAAAATATGGGAATGAAGTAAGAGTTGTGAAAATTTCTAATTTTAGTGCGGAATTATGTGGT
Proteins encoded in this window:
- the alaS gene encoding alanine--tRNA ligase → MNSKEIRRRFLEYFEKNGHKVMDSFSLIPSDPQLLFTVAGMVPFKPIFWGKVEPTYTRIATCQKCIRTNDIENVGRTARHQTFFEMLGNFSFGDYFKEEAIKFAWEFLTEILKLPKEKLWISVFLEDDEAYNIWKDIVGFPEERIIRMGKEDNWWGPVGPTGPCGPSSEIYFDTGRTDLCSNPEKCTPEDDCGRYVEIWNLVFTEYYQDEEGNLLPLPRKNIDTGAGLERVTAAVQGVYDNFETDLFTPIINKIEEIFGVKFRKSEKIDISIKVIADHSRAVTFLVSEGILPSNEGRGYVLRRILRRALRHGALLGKKGPFLTKIVDVVISEYGEIYPEIRDKSKFIKNIVEAEEKRFLETIDNGMEKLIGYINNSKNKIIDGKFAFELYDTYGFPLDITKEIAEENNFVVNEEEFNEQMELQRKKAREAAGDKEYAKMNPAFKYIGDELKITEFTGYEKTDDESEIIYIVKNDEIIEDAKEGEEIIIITKNTPFYAEKGGQIGDTGIIRNDDFEFEVYDTKIINNEVIGHFGKVNKGNVKKGEKVILSINKERRNNIRKNHTATHLLHKALREVLGDHVKQAGSLVTNDKLRFDFTHFKSLSKKDIEEIEKIVNEKILENLKVDTEIKSLEEAKNENAMALFEEKYGNEVRVVKISNFSAELCGGTHVSYTGEIGLFKIITETAVSAGVRRIEAITGFKSLEYLNSLENEIITISEILEVTKENIPSKINSMIDKIKDLEKEVKKLQEKMTSQSIDLSNVKEIEGVKVFLKTFENVDQSVLRNTADIVENKLSDGIIILFNKGENKVNFIVKVTKELIGKYHAGNIARKIAKALGGGGGGRPDFAQAGGKDLSKINDVINNISDYIRG